The DNA region GCCCTGGAAGATGAGGTACTCGGCGGCGAACCCGGCCATCAGCGGCAGGCCCATGTAGCCGAACGCGGCCGCGACGAGGATGCCGACGGTCCAGGGCATCCGGTCGGCGATCCCGGAGATGTCGCCGACCATCCGGGTGTGGGTCTCGTTGTAGATGACGCCGACCGTCATGAACATCAGCCCCGAGATGAGGCCGTGGGCGACCATCTGGAAGGTCGCGCCGCCGAAGCCGAGCGGCGTGAACGCGACCAGTCCCAGGATGACGTAGCCCATCGACGAGATCGACGAGTAGGCGACGATGCGTTTGAGGTCCTGCTGTGCCAGCGCGAGCATCGCGCCGTAGATGATGCTGAGGACGCCGAACGCGACGATGATGCCGGCGTTGGCCCGCGCCACGTCCTGCAGCATCGTGAAGTTGAACCGCAGCAGGGCGTAGGTCCCCATCTTCAGGAGGACGCCCGCCAGCATCACGGAGACGGGCGTCGGCGCCTCGACGTGGGCGTCGGGCAGCCACGTGTGGACCGGGAAGACGGGCACCTTCACCGCGAACCCGGCGAACATCAGCGTGAACGCGACCACCCGGAGCGTCTCGGGCGCGATGCCCGCGACGCTCCCCAGGTTGCCGTCGGCGGCCAGCGCCTGCGCGATGGCGGGCAGGTCGAACGTCGATATCGAGTCGCCCAGGCCGAACACGAGGGCCATGAAGCCGACGAACATGACCAGCGTCGCCACGTTCGTGTAGACGAAGAACTTGATGGCGGCGTACTTCCGGCGCGGGCCCCCCCAGACGCCGATGAGGAAGTACATCGGGACGAGCACGGCCTCCCAGAAGACCAGCCACAGCAGGAAGTCCAGCGCGGTGAACACGCCGATGAGGCTGGCCTCCATCAGCAGCATCAGGCCGTAGAACTGCGACTGCCGTTCGTCGATGGGCGTCCACGAGCTGACCAGCGCCAGCGTCGTCAGCACGGTCGCCAGCACGAGCAGCGGCAGGCTGACGCCGTCGAGGCCGACGTGCCAGGCCAGGTCGTAGCGGCCGAGGCTGACCCAGCCGAGCGTCGACTCGAAGGCGATATCGCCGTCGGCCAGCAGCGCGTTGCCGACGCCGTCGAAGGCGGTGTACATCCACAGCGAGATGCCGACGGGGACGAGGCTCACCGCGGCGGCGAGCTTGCCCGCCCACTCGTCGGGCGCGAGGAAGACCAGCAGCGCGCCGACGAGCGTGACGCCCAGCAGGGCCTCGACCGGCCCGGCGATAGGCATCAGGCACCACCTCCCAGCACGACGAAGACGACCAGCAACAGCGCGAGCGACAGCGTCATCAGCGCCGCGTAGTTCGAGACGACGCCCGACTGGATGCGGCGGAACCGCGAGCCGGTGAACAGGCTCACGCTACTGACGCCGTTGACGACGCCGTCGACGACGCCCTGGTCGAACTTGTCCGCGGCCCGCGCGATCGGGACCGTCACGCCCTGTGCCAGCCACACCTGGTACTCGTCCTGGTAGTAGTTGTGCATGAGCAGCGTCTTCGCACCTCCCAGCTTGTCCGTGTGCTCGACCGGCTCGTCGACGCCGTAGAGGCTCCGCGCGACGAGGACGCCCGCGATCGCCAGCCCCAGCGACACCGCCGCCGAGGCCAGCAGCGTCGGCACCTCGCCGCCGAGCGGGTAGCTCGCGGTGACGTGAGCGGCGTCGTGCAGCAGCGTCTCGTAGGTGGCCAGGTCCGTCGACAGCGCCGCGGGCCAGCCGCCCTCGTCGGCGCCGTGGACCCACTTGTGCAGGAAGTCGATCTCCTGGCCGGTCAGGACCGCGACCGGCTTCATGTTGATGAGCCCGACCGTCGCGGCGCCGATACCGAGCACGGCCAGCGGCGCCTTCACGTTCCAGCGCACCGGTTCGGGGTCGCGAGCCGTGTCGGTGCGGGCGTCGCCGTGGAAGGTCAGGTAGACCATCCGGAACGTGTAGAAGCCCGTGAAGAACACGGCCAGCAGCCCCATCGCGTACGCGAGGAGATAGAGGACGCCGAGCGTGCTCGCCTCGCCGCCGAGCGTCCCGAACCCGTGGATGAGCGCCTCGTAGAGCACCTCGTCCTTCGACCAGAAGCCCGCGAACGGGACGATGCCCGCGAGCGCGAGCGAGCCCGAGAGGAACGTCCAGTAGGTGACGGGCATCTTGTCCTTCAGCCCGCCCATGTCCCACATGTTCTCGTTGTGGTGCATCGCGATGATGACCGACCCGGCGCCGAGGAACAGCAGCGCCTTGAACACGGCGTGGGTGGTCAGGTGGAAGACGGCGGCGACGTAGCCGCCCGACCCCAGCGCGAGCATCATGTAGCCGTACTGGCTGATGGTCGAGTAGGCGAGCACCTGCTTGAGCTCCTGCTTGACGACGCCCATCGTCGCCGCGAACAGCGCGGTGAAGCCGCCGACCAGCGCGATGACGCCCAGCGCCGTCGGCGAGAGCAGGTAGAAGCCGTACATCCGGGCGACGAGGTAGACGCCGGCCGCGACCATCGTCGCCGCGTGGATGAGCGCCGAGACCGGCGTCGGGCCCTCCATCGCGTCGGGCAGCCAGGTGTGCAGCGGGAACTGCGCGGACTTGCCGATGACGCCGCCGAGCACGAGCAGCCCGAGGACGGTGAACCACGTCTGGGCCCCGTAGCCGGCGGTGTAGATCCCCTCGGCGCCGTCGGTCAGCGCCTGTTCGGCGAGCCGGGGGAAGCTCTCGGCGGCCACCGAACCGCCCTCGGTGATCGGCGCGAACAGGCCCGTGCCGAACGTGGCGAAGATGCCGACCACGCCGATGAGGAAGAAGTAGTCACCGAAGCGGGTGACCAGGAACGCCTTCTTCGCGGCCGACGGCGGGCCGTCCTCGCGGAACCAGAAGCCGATCAGCAGGTACGAGCAGAGGCCGACCAGCTCGAAGAACATGAACGCCATCAGGATGTTGTTCGAGAAGACGAAGGCGAGCATGCTCGCCGTGAACAGGCCGAGTCCGGCGTAGTACCGCGGGAGACCGGTCTCGCCCTCGTCGTTCATGTAGCCCAGCGAGAAGACGTGGACGAGCAGGGCGATCAGCGAGACGATGACGAGCATCAGCGCCGTCAGCGGGTCGACCAGGATGCCGAACCGCAGCGTGAGCGCGCCGTCGCCCAGACCCGCAACCCACGTGTAGAGGTTCTCGTTGTAGTAGGTCGCCGTGCCGGTGATCCCGGCGACGGTCAGCGCGGTCCAGACCGACAGGGCCAGCGACCCGGCGGTCGCGATGATGCCGGCCTCGGCGCCGCGCTTCGGCATGTACTGCCCGGCGAACAGGGAGACGACGAACGCCAGGAACGGGAGCGCTGCGATCGCGGGAACGAAGTCGAATGCACCTGCCATCTTACCACCTCATCGTAGCCGCTTTCGTCACGTCCACGTCCTCGAAGTTGCGGTACAGTACGAGGATGATGCCGATGCCGACCGCCACCTCGGCGGCCGCCAGCGCCATCACGAACAGCGAGAACACCTGCCCCGTGAGGTTCCCGTGGTGAAACGAGAAGGCGACGAGGTTGATGTTCGCCGCGTTGAGCATCAGCTCGACGGACATCAGGAAGATCAGGGCGTTGCGCCGCGTCAGCACGCCGTAGACCCCGATGCAGAACACCGCCGCCGACAGCAGCAGGTAGTACTGGCTCGCGATGGCCATCAGTCCTCACCCCCCTCGGAGCCGCTCGCGCCGCCGGCATCGTGGTCGTCGGCCGTCCGGCCGGGGATCCGGCGTCCCCCGTCCGTGAGCGCGGTGACGACGCTCTCGTCGTCCTCGCGGCGGGCGAGCATCACGGCCCCGTCCAGCGCCGCGTCGAGGACCAGCGCGATGAGGATGAACGCGACCAGGAAGCTCTCCGCGGGGATCGCGGCCTGGTCGACCATGTTGAACATCGCGTAGCCGATGCTCGCGACGACGCTGCCGTCGGCGAAGCCGGTCGGGTTCGTGAGTTCGCTCGTCAGGAACACGTAGGCCATGACGGCGAACAGCGCCAGCGCGGCCAGGCCGTTGACGTAGTTCACGTCGGTCGCCAGCCGCGGCCGGGAGGTCATGTTGCCACCTCGTCGGGCTGGGTGTCTCTCTCGGTGAGCATGATGGCGAACGTGATGAGGATGAGCACCCCACCGACGTACACCAGTATCTGCATCGCGGCGATGAACTCGGCGCGGAGCATGACGTAGTACACTGCCACCGACAGCAGCGAGACGCCGAGCATCAGCGCCGAGTGCCAGACGTCGCGCACTAACACGACGCCCAGGCTGCTCCCCAGTGTGACTGTGGCGAACAGCGCAAACGCGATTGACTCGAGCAATGCCATCGTTGTCCCGAATCTCCTACCGCACGCCCTTTGAAGATTTCTGTATCGTCCCGCGCGTGGCCGCTCACGCGCCCGAAACCGTTACAGATTCGACGCGTGCCCGTCGACCACCCCGCGTCGACCCCCCGGTCGGCACCTGACGTGTTCGGCTCGCGGCGCTCTCGGGGTCACGCGGCCGCCCGATGCGCGTCTCGCGCACCGCGGTCGGACACCGCGCCGCTCGCGCGCGCCCGACGGCCGTCCGACGCGAGACCGTCCCGGCCGCCCCCGACCTGAGGTCGGCTCCCGGTCGGGGGCGGCGGACGGTCCGCGACCGCCGGGCGTCCGCCTACTCGACCCGGTCGTCGTCGTACCGGGAGACGTACCGGACCGCCAGCAGGAGCACGCCCAGGCCGACGCCGACGGTCACGACGCCGAACGTCGCCATCCCGAGCGGCGTCGCCGGGAGGTCGACGACGAAAAACAGGGTCGGATTCATGCCGTCGGGGTTGACGTACCCCAGCAGGGCACCCATCGTGCCCGCGACGCCCAGCACGGCCAGGTACACCGCGAGGACGACGCGCGAGCCCGCGACCCGCCCGCCGAGCGCCAGTCGGTCGGTGTTGGCTGTCACGGCCGACCGTTGGGACCGCGGGTGGTTAGCCTTTTCACATCGCGGCCGCAAGGTCGGGTATGAGCGACTTCGACGACGACTCCCGGTTCTCGGAGAAGGAACTCCTGCTGTTCGTCCTCACCGCCATCGCGGTGCTGATGGGCGTCTCCACGTTCGTCCTCGTCCTGAGCGGCTGAGCCGGCTCGCTCCGCTCCCGGCGTCACGGCCCCGCGTGACTCGCGCGACTGCGACACGGGCAGCGACCGCTCCCGGTCGGTCCCGCCGGTCCCGGCAGGCGACACGAAACATCGGCGAAAACGTTCGAGACCGCGGAAAACGGATCGGAGCCGCGAGCGTCAGTCGTCCGCGTCGGCAGCGGCGTCGTCGTCGACGACCTCGCCACCGTCGGTGACGGCCTCCTCCTCGCCGCCGTCGGCCAGCGCGGTCGTGATACGGCGCTCGTGCCACTGGAACTCGCGGCCGTGCTGGTCGGTCTCCTTGAGGTCCCACGGGTCGGGGTCCTCCAGCTGGGGGCCTTCCAGCCAGGACTGGACGAGGTTCCAGACGAAGATGATCTGGCCGAGCAGCAGGATGATGGCGCCGACGGAGGCGGCCTGATGGGCCAGCGTCACCATGTCCAGCGGGGCGATGGCGTTGTTGAAGTCGTAGGTCGCGTACCGCCGGGGCATGCCGAGGTAGCCGAGGAACAGCATCGCGAAGAACGTGATGTTGGTCCCGACCATCGACAGCCAGAAGTGGGCCTTGCCGAGGGTGCGCTGGTACATCCGGCCGGTGAAGATGGGGAACCAGTAGTAGATGCCCGCGAACCCGGCGAAGGCGATGGCGCCCATCACGATGTAGTGGAAGTGCCCGACGACGTAGTAGGTGTCGTGGAGGATCTGGTCGACGGGGACCGAGGCGAGGAAGACGCCGGTCACGCCGCCGATGATGAAGTTCGAGACGAAGCCGATGCAGAACAGCATCGGCGTCGTCAGCCGCAGGCGGCCGTTCCACATCGTCGTGATCCAGTTGAACGTCTTGACCGCGGAGGGTATCGCGATGGCGAGCGAGACGGCCATGAACGAGGCCCGCAGGCGCGGGTCGATACCCGTCGTGAACATGTGGTGGGCCCAGACGCCGAAGCTCAGGACGCCGATGGCCAGCGTGGAGTAGACGACGAACTTGAAGCCGAACAGCTTGCGGCCGGAGAACTTCGGCAGCACGTAGCTGACGATCCCCATCGGCGGGAGCACGAGGATGTACACCTCGGGGTGGCCGAAGAACCAGAACAGGTGCTGCCAGAGGATGGGGCCGCCGCCCTCGCCGACCGCGTAGAACGTCGTCGCGAGGTTGCGGTCGAGCAGCAGCATGACGATGGCCGACCCCAGCAGCGGGAACGCGAAGAGGATGAGCGCCGACTGGGTGAGGATGGTCCACGAGAAGATGTCGAGGTTCGCCCAGTTGACGTCGTCGTCGCGCTCGGTGAAGATGGTCGCGATGAAGTTGATCGCCCCCATCGTCGCCGAGACCCCCGTCAGGTGCAGCCCGAGCAGCATGAGGTCGACGCCGGGGTTGGCCTGTTCGACCGACAGCGGCGTATACATCGTCCAGGCCGTCTGGGCGCCGGTCATCCCGGGCAGGAAGAAGCCGCCCCAGACCAGCAGGGCGCCGGGCGGGAGCAGCCAGAAGGCGATGGCGTTGATCCGCGGGAACGCCATGTCGTCGGCGCCGATCAGGAGGGGCACGAAGTAGTTCGCGAACGCCGCGATGATGGGCGTCCCGAACAGGAACAGCATCGTGATCCCGTGACTCGTCAGGATGGCGTTGTAGAAGCCGTTCTCGAAGACGGCGCCCGTCGGCGCGATGAGCTGGACGCGGATGCCGAACGCCATCAGGCCGCCGACCGCGAACGCGATGACGGCGTAGGTGCCGTAGAGGATACCGATGTCCTTGTGGTCGACCGTGGTCAGCCAGCGGGTGATACCGGCCGGCTTCTCGCGGTGGACGGTGGCTCCGGCGTCGCCGTAGCCGCCGCCACCACCGCTCACCAGCGGGGTGTACGAGCGCCAGTCCTCGACCCGTGAGAGAAAGGCCGCGATGCCGACGAGGAAGACCCCCATCAGCACCGTCAGCACGAGCTGCCCTGATGCCATGCACGGAACTCGGGACTGGTGCCATATGAATGGTTAGGAAACCCTTCCGCCGAACTCGTTCGCGTGCGGCGGTCTCGCATGGAAAACCGTGACGTTCAGCTGGCGGCAGGACGCGGCGTTCACGACGTGAGCGCGCGGACTGGTCGCGGGTGGCCGCAGCGAGAACTGGAGGGTCGCGGGAGAGAGAGGACCGACGAGGTCCGCGGCGTGGACACGGGACCCGGGGGAGTCGCTACTCGCCGTCGGCTTCCATCTCGTTTTCGGCCTTCGAGACGGCCTTGCCGGCGTAGTAGGTCAGGATTACGAGCAGCAGCGCGGTCACGCCGACGATGGCGAACTGCAGCCCGGAGACGAGCGGGTCGACGCCCCACGGCGGGAACAGCGCGAACGCACCGATGAAGAAGACCAGGATGCCCAGCGGGATGAAGTTGACCGTCAGGTCCAGGAGCGTTTCGCGGTCGAAGACCTTCTCTGACATACCGCGGGCTTGGGTCAGGCGGCTAAATATAGTGTCGGTTCGCGCCGGGGAGCGACCGAGGCGACGGCGAATCCGTTCGGCCCGGTCGACGGCCGGACGGGATCACCGGGCGTTCCGATCAGATGCCCTGCCCGGTGCGCCCGACGGCCTGGCTGACGACGCCCGCGGCGACGAGCATGACCCCGGCGACGGCGACGGCGAGCCCGCGGCCGACGACGCCGTTGGGGTCGGCGACCGTCTCGAAGAGAGTCACCGACGACCCGGGCACCTGCGTCGCGACGAGGGCGCCGCCCAGCACGGCGAACCCGGCGCCCAGCAGCGCGAGCGTCCGCCAGGGGCGGCGAGCGTAGCCCGACTCGCCGAGGATGCCCGCGACGCTCCCCCCGAGCAGCAACACCCCGCCGACGGCGATCGGGAACAGGCCGAGGAAGACGCCGACCTCCGTCAGGGCGAAGCCGACCGCCACGAGGAGCGGCCACGGACTGGCCGTCCGATACTGGTCCGACAGTCCCGGTTGCTCTTCCATACCCCGCCGTTGGGACCGGTCCGTCATAGGTACACCGGACTCCCGCGCGCGACGACCCGAATATGGTCGGGCCGGTCCGAATATGGTCGGGTCCGGCCCGTTCGGGGTCGGTCCGACCCGATCCGTCGGCGTCCGATCCGGCCCGGTGCCGTCGCTTCGCGTCGGTCACCACCGGCCACGGGCGGCGGTCGCGCGTCGGACGTGGGCGCAAAGTATTTGGTCCGCATGGGGCTTGTCCAACACAATGACCACGCGCGCTGTGGAGCAGTTCGACGAGTGGGAGTCGTCGCCGTTCCGCGACGGCCATCGCGGCCTGCACGAGTTGGCCGACTCCGAGTTCTCCGGGGTCGTGGAGGCCGGCGGCGCCAGGCTCTGTATGCTCAACGGGACGGTCGTCGGCATCCTCGACGGTGACATCGACGACTTCGAGGGGGCGTCGGGGACCGCCTACGAGGCGCCCTCGCCCGCGCTTCCGTTGCTCGCGCTCATGCAGGAACGCAACGACGAGGTCCGCGCGAAGTACTACTCCGAGGACACGCCGCTCTCGGAGGTCGACGACACGCTCTCGGAGGGGGGGTTCACCGGGTTCATCGAGCTGTCGGAGAACGTCCTCAGCGGCGACTACTACGTCGTCTACCACCGCGGCCGCTCGATGGCCGTCGCCTGGGTGGGCAACAGCGGCCAGCTGCTCACCGACGACGAGGCCTTCGAACGGGCCGACGACGAGGTCGGCATCTTCCAGGTCCGCCCCGCCGAGATCGAGCCCGTCGAGATCCCCGAGGTCGACGACGGCAACGACGCCGCGGCCGGGGCCGACGACGGCGACGGGGGGACGGCCGCCTCGGGGGGCGCCGCTGCGGGGAGCGCCGCCGCGTCCGACGACACCGAGTCCGACCCGGCCGCCGGGAGCGAGGACGCGGTCGCCGAGGAGCCGGCGGCGGAGAGCGAGCCGGACGACGGGGGCGGGGCCGCGGAGCCCGACTCCACCGAGACCGACCCGGCCGACCCTGACCCGGCCGCCGACTCCGGCTCGACCGCGGAACCCGGGACGGCCGCGGACCCGGAACCGGACGAGGGGTCGGCCGTCCGGGACGAGACGACGGCGGAGGCCGGCGGGAGCGGCGGCGGAGCGGGGGGCGACACGCCGTCCGCCGGTTCGTCGGAGCCGGCCGACCAGTCGAGGGACCGGCGGGAGGCGACCGGCCGACGCGACCGCGGCGACGGTTCGGCGGCGGACCGGCGAGCGGAGTCGACCGGCACCGGCCGGACGGGGGGAGCCGACACGTCGACGGCAGACGCCGGCGGGGCCGACGCGTCGACCGACGACGACCGCGCGGGCGACTCCGGCGGGCGCGCGGCCGGTCGGGACGAGACCGGTGACGCGTCCGATCGTGACGCCGGCCGGCGGGACCGGACCGGTCGCTCCGGGGGTCGCGGCGACCGCGCCGACCGGAGCGGCGCGGCGGACGACCGGGCCCCGGAGCGCGACTCCGCCTCCCGGGACGCCGGCGCGCGGACGGACAGGGACCGCGATTCCGGGGGAACCGGAGGTCGCGATCCGGACTCGCCCGCCGACCGCGGGTCCCGCGCGAGTTCCGGCCGCGCGGGGTCGCCGGATCGTCGGCAGGGCGAGTCGACGGAGCCGCGGACGACGGACGCGCGGTCGAGCGATCCGGACCGCGACGCGGTCCGCGACCGGTCCGCCGGCGCGGCCGACTCGCCGGGGCGGACCGCCGACCGGGGCGCTCCGGCCGACGAGCCCCAGGGGGCCGGCCGGGCCACCGACGCCGGGAACGCGGCGGGCGCCGCCACCAGCCCGGACCAGCTGGAGACCCACTCGATCCCGTCGCTGGACCCCTCGCGGACGACCAGCCGGGAGTCCGACGACGGGGCCGCCGCGGCGGCGCCGACGCCCGACGACGCGGCCGCGACGGGCTCGCCGGAACCAGCCGCCACGTCGGCGGTCGAGGACCGCGCCGACGGGTCCGCCTCCCGGGCGGGCGAGGCGAGCGACCGGGGCGGCCGGACCGAGCCCCGCGACCAGGGGACCGCGAACGCGTCGGAGACGCGCCCCGAACCCCCGTCGAACGAGCCGCCGACCGGGAACGGCCCGCCGGCGGAGTCGCGGGCGAGCGAGCCCGAGCCCCGGAGTCAGGGGGCCGACGAGCGGGTCGCGGAGCTCGAAGACGAGCTGGCCGACCGCGAGCGCGAGATCGAACAGCTGGAGGCGGATCTCGCGGCCGCCGAGGACGAGCGCGACGACCTCCGGTCGCAGCTGGAGGACGTCCGCGCCGAGCGCGACGACCTGCAGTCACGCATCGAGCGCGTCGAGTCCGAGCGCGACGACCTGGAGCGCGAACGCGACGAACTGGAGTCGGAGGTCGCGGGTCTGGAGTCGGAGGTCGAGCGGCTGGAGGGCCAGCTCGCCGATATCGAGGAGGAGTTCGGCGCGGCGGTCGACGCCGAACAGCGGCTGAGCCCGGGCGAGGCGCTCGACCAGACGAACCTCTTCGTCCGCTACGAGTCGAAGGGCAAGCCGACGCTGGAGACGGCTCACGCCGGCGAGGCGGGCCGCCAGGAGGTCTCCGAGAACCTCGGGCTGGAGTACCACACCCAGTTCGACAGCGACTCGGTCTCCGTCGGCGGCCGCCCGTTCGACGAGTTCCTCCGCGACACGATGCAGTTCCGCTTCGTCACCTGGGTCATCAACGACCTGCTCTACGAGATCCGCGACACCGGCAAGGTGTCGGCGCTGCAGGACCTGTACGACGCGATCCCGAAGATCGACCGCGCCGAACTCAACGGCTCGGTCACCACCGAGTACACCGAGGACGGCCAGGAGCGCCGGAGCCAGGAGTCGTTCGACGTGGTCATGCGCGACCGGATGGGCAACGCCCTGCTGACCGCGAACATGAACGACTCCCGGCAGGCCGCCTCCGAGAGCATGATGTCCTCGCTGGTGACGGCCTCCTCGCACGTCGGCGAGTCCACCGAGTCGCTGGGCGCGTCGTTCCTCGTCACGTCGAGCTTCTTCGAGCCGGAGGCGCTGGAGACGGCCGCCGAGGCGACCAGCGGCGGGCTGCTCAGCCGCGACAAGCGCGAGAGCTTCGTGAAGCTGACCCGCAAACAGGGGTACCACCTCTGTCTCGTCGAGGCGCGAGAGGAGAAGTTCCACCTGGCGGTCCCGGAACTCTGAGACGGTCCCGAAAGCGCGGTGCTCGACTGCGGATCCGAAAACTCAGTTCTCGACTTCGGCCGCTTCCTCGATCTTCATGCCCTCGAGCTTCTCGATGATGTGGTCGATCTTGTCGTCCAGGTCCTCGACGAACTCCCCCGTCTGTTCGGTCGTGATGGCCCCCTGGCTCGACGGCTCGATGAGGTTCTCCTCCTCGAGGACGCGCAGCGAGTAGCGAACCTTGTGGTGGGGGTAGCCCGTCTCGTTGGACATCTTCACGATCCCGATCGGCTCGTTCTGGATCACCATCCGCAGAACCTGCAGATGACGCTCCAGCATATCTACTTCCTTCTCAAGCCTGTCTATCATGGCAATTGTTAACTTGTGTTTGAGGGTTTTAAAGGTTGCTGTCGCCCCGGGAATCGACGGAGGGCGAGCGGCCCCGACCGCCGCGTTCTTGCCGAGGGGGCCGCGCGGCCGGCTAACACTTTCGGACTTCCCCGTGGTACCAGTTAACGATTCCGGTCGGGCGGGCGGCCGGGCGGGAAGCGACTCGGCGGTTGACCGGGGCGGACCGCCGGGGGACGGCACGCGGTTCGTCGCCGGACAGCGGGCGAAGCGCCGCCCCGACCGGGCACCCGGCCGGGGCGCGCGCCGGACCGTAATCTGTTTACACCGGCCAGCGGAATCTCGGGTATATGACCGTCACCATCGTCGGTTCGCAGCTCGGCGACGAGGGGAAGGGTGGCATCGTCGACGTCTACGGCGAGGCGGCCGACGTCGTCGTTCGCTACCAGGGCGGCGACAACGCCGGCCACACCGTCGTCCACGAGGGCGAGGAGTACAAGCTCTCGCTCGTGCCGAGCGGCGCGATCCGCGGCAAGGTCAACGTGCTCGGCAACGGCTGCGTCGTCAACCCCCGCACGCTGTTCGACGAACTCGACGCCCTCCGCGAGCGCGGCCTCGACCCCGACGTGCGCGTCGCCCGCCGCGCCCACGTCATCCTCCCGTACCACCGCCTCCTCGACGGCATCGAGGAGGAAGTCAAGAGCGAGGACGACGACGAGATCGGCACCACCGGCCGCGGTATCGGCCCCACCTACGAGGACAAGGCCGGCCGCCGCGGCGTCCGCGTCGGCGACCTGCTCGACCCCGAGGTCCTCCGTGACCGCCTGGAGTACGCCGTCCCGCAGAAGCGGGCCCTCGTCGAGGACGTGTTCGGTCTCGACGTCGACGACCTGGACGACCCCGAGGCGCTGGATATCGAAGCCCTCTACGACGAGTTCGCCGGCTACGGCGAGCGGCTCGCAGAGGAGGACATGACCGTCAACGCCGGCGACTTCCTTGCCGACCGGCTGGCCGCCGGCGACAACGTGATGTTCGAGGGCGCGCAGGGCACGATCCTCGACATCGACCACGGCAACTACCCGTTCGTCACCTCCTCGACCCCGACGGCGGGCGGCGCCGCGGTCGGCTCCGGCGTCGCCCCGAGCGCCGTCGGCGGCGGCGAGGTCGTCGGCATCGTCAAGGCCTACCTCTCGCGGGTCGGCAGCGGCCCGATGCCGACGGAACTCGGCGGCGTCCCCGGCGACACCCCGGGCTACGACGGCGACCCCGAGAACCCCGAAACGGAACGCGAGGAACTCGCGACCTACATCCGCGAGGAGGGCGGCGAGTACGGCACCGTCACCGGCCGCCCGCGGCGGGTCGGCTGGCTCGACGTGCCGATGCTGCGCCACGCCGCCCGCGTCAACGGGTTCACCGGCCTGGCCGTCAACCACATCGACACCCTCGCCGGGCTCGACGAGGTGAAGGTCGGCCACGCCTACCGGCTCGACGGCGAGGA from Halosimplex halophilum includes:
- the ctaD gene encoding cytochrome c oxidase subunit I, which produces MASGQLVLTVLMGVFLVGIAAFLSRVEDWRSYTPLVSGGGGGYGDAGATVHREKPAGITRWLTTVDHKDIGILYGTYAVIAFAVGGLMAFGIRVQLIAPTGAVFENGFYNAILTSHGITMLFLFGTPIIAAFANYFVPLLIGADDMAFPRINAIAFWLLPPGALLVWGGFFLPGMTGAQTAWTMYTPLSVEQANPGVDLMLLGLHLTGVSATMGAINFIATIFTERDDDVNWANLDIFSWTILTQSALILFAFPLLGSAIVMLLLDRNLATTFYAVGEGGGPILWQHLFWFFGHPEVYILVLPPMGIVSYVLPKFSGRKLFGFKFVVYSTLAIGVLSFGVWAHHMFTTGIDPRLRASFMAVSLAIAIPSAVKTFNWITTMWNGRLRLTTPMLFCIGFVSNFIIGGVTGVFLASVPVDQILHDTYYVVGHFHYIVMGAIAFAGFAGIYYWFPIFTGRMYQRTLGKAHFWLSMVGTNITFFAMLFLGYLGMPRRYATYDFNNAIAPLDMVTLAHQAASVGAIILLLGQIIFVWNLVQSWLEGPQLEDPDPWDLKETDQHGREFQWHERRITTALADGGEEEAVTDGGEVVDDDAAADADD
- a CDS encoding NADH-quinone oxidoreductase subunit J gives rise to the protein MALLESIAFALFATVTLGSSLGVVLVRDVWHSALMLGVSLLSVAVYYVMLRAEFIAAMQILVYVGGVLILITFAIMLTERDTQPDEVAT
- the nuoL gene encoding NADH-quinone oxidoreductase subunit L, with amino-acid sequence MAGAFDFVPAIAALPFLAFVVSLFAGQYMPKRGAEAGIIATAGSLALSVWTALTVAGITGTATYYNENLYTWVAGLGDGALTLRFGILVDPLTALMLVIVSLIALLVHVFSLGYMNDEGETGLPRYYAGLGLFTASMLAFVFSNNILMAFMFFELVGLCSYLLIGFWFREDGPPSAAKKAFLVTRFGDYFFLIGVVGIFATFGTGLFAPITEGGSVAAESFPRLAEQALTDGAEGIYTAGYGAQTWFTVLGLLVLGGVIGKSAQFPLHTWLPDAMEGPTPVSALIHAATMVAAGVYLVARMYGFYLLSPTALGVIALVGGFTALFAATMGVVKQELKQVLAYSTISQYGYMMLALGSGGYVAAVFHLTTHAVFKALLFLGAGSVIIAMHHNENMWDMGGLKDKMPVTYWTFLSGSLALAGIVPFAGFWSKDEVLYEALIHGFGTLGGEASTLGVLYLLAYAMGLLAVFFTGFYTFRMVYLTFHGDARTDTARDPEPVRWNVKAPLAVLGIGAATVGLINMKPVAVLTGQEIDFLHKWVHGADEGGWPAALSTDLATYETLLHDAAHVTASYPLGGEVPTLLASAAVSLGLAIAGVLVARSLYGVDEPVEHTDKLGGAKTLLMHNYYQDEYQVWLAQGVTVPIARAADKFDQGVVDGVVNGVSSVSLFTGSRFRRIQSGVVSNYAALMTLSLALLLVVFVVLGGGA
- a CDS encoding complex I subunit 4 family protein, producing the protein MPIAGPVEALLGVTLVGALLVFLAPDEWAGKLAAAVSLVPVGISLWMYTAFDGVGNALLADGDIAFESTLGWVSLGRYDLAWHVGLDGVSLPLLVLATVLTTLALVSSWTPIDERQSQFYGLMLLMEASLIGVFTALDFLLWLVFWEAVLVPMYFLIGVWGGPRRKYAAIKFFVYTNVATLVMFVGFMALVFGLGDSISTFDLPAIAQALAADGNLGSVAGIAPETLRVVAFTLMFAGFAVKVPVFPVHTWLPDAHVEAPTPVSVMLAGVLLKMGTYALLRFNFTMLQDVARANAGIIVAFGVLSIIYGAMLALAQQDLKRIVAYSSISSMGYVILGLVAFTPLGFGGATFQMVAHGLISGLMFMTVGVIYNETHTRMVGDISGIADRMPWTVGILVAAAFGYMGLPLMAGFAAEYLIFQGAFASPYIPAAPLVTAAGMFGIVIVAGYLLWAMQRTLFGEYSLATDYDVSRAPVHDVAPLVVLLALVIALGVDPGLVYQMIQDAVNPLLPPGSAAIVPSGAVGDAAAALANGGVAPW
- the nuoK gene encoding NADH-quinone oxidoreductase subunit NuoK, with translation MAIASQYYLLLSAAVFCIGVYGVLTRRNALIFLMSVELMLNAANINLVAFSFHHGNLTGQVFSLFVMALAAAEVAVGIGIILVLYRNFEDVDVTKAATMRW
- a CDS encoding DUF7541 family protein; amino-acid sequence: MEEQPGLSDQYRTASPWPLLVAVGFALTEVGVFLGLFPIAVGGVLLLGGSVAGILGESGYARRPWRTLALLGAGFAVLGGALVATQVPGSSVTLFETVADPNGVVGRGLAVAVAGVMLVAAGVVSQAVGRTGQGI
- a CDS encoding DUF7520 family protein, with protein sequence MTANTDRLALGGRVAGSRVVLAVYLAVLGVAGTMGALLGYVNPDGMNPTLFFVVDLPATPLGMATFGVVTVGVGLGVLLLAVRYVSRYDDDRVE
- a CDS encoding DUF6684 family protein; translated protein: MSEKVFDRETLLDLTVNFIPLGILVFFIGAFALFPPWGVDPLVSGLQFAIVGVTALLLVILTYYAGKAVSKAENEMEADGE